One region of Streptomyces sp. NBC_00442 genomic DNA includes:
- a CDS encoding MFS transporter: MTSPLGTPPLDPRRWLVLAILSGSLLLIAMDTTILNVAFPSLVSDLQPSSVQQLWIIDVYALALSGLLVTAGALGDRWGRKRLLLAGFAIFALASLMAVFATAAWQVIAARALLGVGGAAIMPSTLSILRDVFTDARERALAYAVWAAVFGGGMALGPVVGGLLVEQNGWQSAFLLNVPVALVIIAFGAWILPESRQPREGRWDWWGVGQSVVGMLALAGGIKQLGKGGPADPVAWVLLVVAAVALTVFVRRQLRLAQPLFHVRLFTNRSFSIAAASIFLGMIALGSALFLVTQWFQYGQGYSPLEAGVRLLPAPLGLVVTSLVTPVLMHRLPIRHVIGGGLLLMTAGLALPWLFQQSGPLAYPGVAVALGVLGCGVGIATTAASVTLMASAPKEHVSGAAAVEETCYELGAAMGVAILGSVAAALYRGHLPDLALDGPTTASVRDSVGEAAHVASSIGGPGGALLLEKASTAFTLGMTPTFLLAAALPLAAAVLAWAKIPAGLRPTESTH; this comes from the coding sequence ATGACGTCGCCCCTCGGCACGCCGCCCCTCGATCCCCGGCGCTGGCTCGTCCTCGCGATCCTGTCCGGCAGCCTGCTGCTGATCGCGATGGACACCACGATCCTCAACGTGGCCTTCCCCTCGCTGGTGAGCGATCTTCAGCCCAGCTCCGTACAGCAGCTGTGGATCATCGATGTGTACGCGCTCGCGCTCTCCGGACTGCTGGTGACGGCCGGCGCGCTCGGCGACCGCTGGGGACGCAAGCGCCTGCTGCTCGCCGGCTTCGCGATCTTCGCGCTCGCCTCCCTGATGGCGGTCTTCGCCACCGCGGCCTGGCAGGTCATCGCCGCCCGCGCGCTGCTCGGCGTCGGCGGCGCGGCCATCATGCCGTCGACCCTGTCGATCCTGCGCGACGTCTTCACCGACGCCCGCGAGCGCGCCCTCGCGTACGCGGTGTGGGCGGCCGTGTTCGGCGGCGGCATGGCGCTCGGGCCCGTCGTCGGCGGGCTGCTCGTCGAGCAGAACGGCTGGCAGTCCGCGTTCCTGCTCAACGTGCCGGTCGCCCTGGTGATCATCGCCTTCGGCGCCTGGATCCTGCCCGAGTCCCGACAGCCCCGCGAGGGCCGCTGGGACTGGTGGGGCGTGGGGCAGTCCGTGGTCGGCATGCTCGCCCTGGCCGGCGGAATCAAGCAGCTGGGCAAGGGCGGCCCCGCCGACCCGGTGGCCTGGGTGCTGCTGGTGGTGGCCGCGGTCGCGCTCACGGTCTTCGTACGGCGTCAGCTGCGCCTGGCCCAGCCGCTCTTCCACGTCCGGCTTTTCACCAACCGGTCCTTCAGCATCGCCGCGGCCTCGATCTTCCTCGGAATGATCGCGCTCGGCTCCGCGCTGTTCCTGGTCACCCAGTGGTTCCAGTACGGCCAGGGCTACAGCCCCCTGGAGGCCGGTGTCCGTCTGCTTCCGGCGCCGCTCGGCCTGGTCGTCACGTCCCTGGTGACCCCGGTCCTCATGCACCGCCTGCCGATCCGGCACGTCATCGGAGGCGGGCTGCTCCTAATGACCGCGGGGCTCGCGCTGCCCTGGCTGTTCCAGCAGTCGGGTCCGCTGGCCTACCCCGGAGTCGCCGTGGCGCTCGGCGTGCTCGGCTGCGGTGTCGGCATCGCCACCACCGCCGCCTCCGTGACCCTGATGGCCTCCGCGCCCAAGGAACACGTCAGCGGCGCGGCAGCCGTCGAGGAGACCTGCTACGAGTTGGGCGCGGCGATGGGCGTCGCCATCCTCGGCAGCGTCGCGGCGGCGCTGTACCGCGGCCACCTGCCGGATCTCGCTCTGGACGGGCCCACGACCGCGTCCGTACGCGACTCGGTCGGTGAGGCGGCACACGTGGCCTCCTCCATCGGCGGGCCGGGCGGCGCGCTGCTCCTGGAGAAGGCCTCGACGGCGTTCACCCTGGGCATGACCCCCACGTTCCTCCTGGCGGCGGCGCTGCCGCTGGCCGCGGCGGTGCTCGCCTGGGCGAAGATCCCGGCCGGCCTCCGCCCGACGGAGAGCACCCACTGA
- a CDS encoding glycerate kinase, producing MTDGAVLETARVLVAADKFKGSLTAVEVAERVTAGLRRVVPDLRVDTLPVADGGDGTVAAAVAAGFERREALVTGPLGTPVTAAYAVRDGVAVVEMAEASGLQHLPDGVFAATTASTYGSGELLLAALDAGARTIVFGVGGSATTDGGAGMLAALGARFLDAAGEPVGPGGGALADLATADLSGLDARFKDVELVLASDVDNPLTGPKGAPAVYGPQKGASPDDVASLDAALAHYAKVLEGVLGAKAAEAALAPGAGAAGGIGYGALVALDATFRPGIEVMLDVLGFAPALAGATLVITGEGSLDEQTLHGKAPAGVAAAARAAGIEVVAVCGRLLLQPGQLGEAGIRRAYALTDLEPDPARCMANAGPLLERVAQNIAGDFLR from the coding sequence GTGACGGACGGCGCAGTTTTGGAGACCGCCCGCGTACTCGTAGCGGCGGACAAGTTCAAGGGCTCGCTCACGGCCGTAGAGGTCGCCGAGCGGGTGACGGCCGGGCTGCGGCGGGTCGTCCCGGATCTGCGGGTGGACACCCTGCCGGTCGCGGACGGCGGCGACGGCACGGTGGCGGCCGCGGTGGCGGCCGGATTCGAGCGCCGCGAGGCGCTGGTCACCGGACCGCTCGGCACCCCGGTGACCGCCGCGTACGCGGTGCGCGACGGCGTGGCCGTGGTCGAGATGGCGGAGGCCTCCGGGCTCCAGCACCTTCCCGACGGTGTCTTCGCGGCGACCACCGCCAGCACGTACGGGTCGGGGGAGCTGCTGCTCGCCGCGCTCGACGCGGGCGCACGGACCATCGTGTTCGGCGTGGGCGGCAGCGCGACGACCGACGGCGGGGCCGGCATGCTGGCCGCGCTGGGCGCCCGCTTCCTGGACGCCGCGGGCGAGCCCGTCGGCCCCGGCGGCGGCGCGCTCGCCGACCTCGCGACGGCCGACCTCTCCGGTCTCGACGCCCGCTTCAAGGACGTGGAACTCGTCCTTGCCAGCGACGTCGACAACCCGCTGACCGGCCCCAAGGGCGCACCCGCGGTCTACGGTCCGCAGAAGGGCGCATCGCCCGATGACGTGGCGAGCCTGGACGCGGCGCTGGCCCACTACGCCAAGGTCCTCGAAGGGGTGCTCGGCGCGAAGGCCGCGGAGGCCGCGCTCGCCCCGGGCGCCGGCGCGGCCGGCGGCATCGGCTACGGCGCGCTGGTCGCCCTGGACGCCACGTTCCGTCCCGGCATCGAGGTCATGCTCGACGTGCTCGGCTTCGCACCCGCGCTCGCCGGGGCCACCCTGGTCATCACGGGCGAGGGCTCGCTCGACGAGCAGACCCTGCACGGCAAGGCCCCGGCGGGCGTCGCGGCAGCCGCGCGCGCGGCGGGCATCGAGGTCGTCGCGGTCTGCGGCCGCCTGCTGCTCCAGCCCGGCCAGCTCGGCGAGGCGGGCATCCGCCGCGCCTACGCGCTCACCGACCTGGAGCCCGACCCGGCCCGCTGCATGGCCAACGCCGGCCCGCTGCTCGAACGGGTCGCCCAGAACATCGCGGGCGACTTCCTGCGCTAG
- a CDS encoding BCCT family transporter: MSMDSIDHSGSGTPPGDAPSDLDPSPDRTVITIGVLAVAAAVAWAALGKSSFDSASSTALAWVLNNFAWLFVVAADTFLVLCVVLAISRYGRIRLGADDSEPEFTNLAWIAMMFSAGMGIGLMFYGVGEPLTHFLSPPPATGALPGTGDAARTALEYSFFHWTLTPWAIYGIAGLALAYAGFRKQRGNRLSSAFVPLIGARRAEGPAGKCIDLLAVFATVFGTATSLGLGALQVAEGLDITSGIGNSRTTQLVIIASLSAAFVLSAFSGLHKGVKWLSTINIVLAAVLMLFVFLLGPTVYVLDTIPASIGGYLHDLLPMASRTGAFTDRAWLGAWTIFYWAWWLSWAPFVGTFIARISRGRTIREFLVGVLLVPSGATVIWFCVMGGTAIRLESTGAADLAGTVKDGAEASLFAMLDALPIGTVTSYIAMVLVMTYFITSADSASLVMGSLTSRGSLHPPTWLVVMWGVLMAAVAAVLLVAGGLQSLQTATILVALPFVLVMLGLCWSLVKELREDPGAGPSRHGALHGLRDAVRAMVGDAITEQNPALHHRLRRAAKSRTGDDGSGPPQL, translated from the coding sequence ATGAGCATGGATTCGATCGATCATTCCGGCTCCGGCACCCCGCCGGGCGATGCGCCCAGTGACCTCGACCCCTCGCCCGACCGCACCGTGATCACCATCGGTGTGCTCGCCGTGGCGGCCGCGGTGGCCTGGGCGGCCCTCGGCAAGAGCTCCTTCGACAGCGCCTCGTCGACCGCGCTCGCCTGGGTCCTGAACAACTTCGCCTGGCTCTTCGTGGTCGCCGCCGACACCTTCCTGGTGCTGTGCGTGGTCCTCGCCATCAGCCGGTACGGGCGGATCAGGCTGGGCGCCGACGACTCCGAGCCCGAGTTCACCAATCTGGCGTGGATCGCGATGATGTTCAGCGCCGGCATGGGCATCGGCCTGATGTTCTACGGGGTCGGCGAACCCCTCACCCATTTCCTCAGCCCTCCGCCGGCGACCGGTGCGCTGCCCGGCACGGGCGACGCCGCCCGCACCGCTCTGGAGTACTCCTTCTTCCACTGGACGCTCACCCCCTGGGCGATCTACGGCATCGCGGGCCTCGCGCTCGCGTACGCGGGCTTTCGCAAGCAGCGCGGCAACCGGCTCTCCTCCGCCTTCGTCCCCCTCATCGGCGCGCGGCGGGCCGAAGGACCGGCCGGCAAGTGCATCGATCTGCTGGCCGTCTTCGCGACCGTCTTCGGCACCGCGACCAGCCTGGGGCTCGGGGCGCTCCAGGTCGCCGAGGGACTCGACATCACTTCGGGCATCGGCAACTCACGGACGACCCAGCTCGTCATCATCGCCTCGCTGTCGGCGGCCTTCGTGCTCTCCGCCTTCTCGGGCCTCCACAAGGGCGTGAAGTGGCTGTCCACCATCAACATCGTGCTCGCGGCGGTGCTGATGCTGTTCGTCTTCCTGCTGGGTCCCACCGTCTACGTCCTGGACACGATCCCGGCTTCGATCGGCGGCTATCTCCACGATCTGCTCCCCATGGCGAGCCGCACGGGCGCGTTCACCGACCGCGCGTGGCTGGGTGCCTGGACGATCTTCTACTGGGCGTGGTGGCTGTCCTGGGCGCCGTTCGTCGGCACCTTCATCGCTCGTATCTCGCGGGGCCGCACGATCCGCGAGTTCCTCGTCGGGGTGCTGCTGGTGCCGAGCGGCGCGACCGTGATCTGGTTCTGCGTCATGGGCGGCACCGCGATCCGTCTCGAATCCACGGGCGCGGCCGACCTCGCCGGCACGGTGAAGGACGGCGCCGAGGCCTCGCTCTTCGCGATGCTGGACGCGCTGCCGATCGGCACCGTCACCTCGTACATCGCGATGGTCCTGGTCATGACGTACTTCATCACCAGCGCGGACTCGGCCTCCCTCGTGATGGGCTCGCTCACCAGCCGGGGCTCGCTGCACCCCCCGACATGGCTCGTGGTGATGTGGGGCGTTCTGATGGCGGCGGTCGCCGCGGTCCTGCTCGTCGCGGGCGGCCTCCAGTCCCTCCAGACGGCGACGATCCTGGTGGCGCTCCCCTTCGTCCTCGTGATGCTGGGTCTGTGCTGGTCGCTGGTGAAGGAGCTGCGCGAGGACCCCGGCGCGGGACCCTCGCGCCACGGAGCGCTGCACGGACTGCGCGACGCGGTACGGGCGATGGTGGGGGACGCGATCACCGAACAGAACCCCGCCCTGCACCACAGGCTGCGCCGGGCCGCCAAGTCCCGTACGGGCGACGATGGTTCGGGCCCGCCCCAGCTCTGA